In one Lolium rigidum isolate FL_2022 chromosome 3, APGP_CSIRO_Lrig_0.1, whole genome shotgun sequence genomic region, the following are encoded:
- the LOC124702957 gene encoding cysteine-rich receptor-like protein kinase 10 isoform X1 codes for MIAVILLTLCFTPFAAADPLGHLCGVTGGGYTAVSTYGANLELLSAALRKNASSTPITLFTKGSVGIAPDTVYGVALCHGDAATNASACADCVGAAFRDAQELCVLMKTARVLRETCILSYSSHDFISYGSNATKSLLVLIGHDDIKPMSGPAPDTLRGENASDVVESLLDETARMAAYTTARYATGRVEVNSTGALPAVIYSSAQCNPDMPPDDCGSCLHGIKNKFVETYPESISRQGAWAVAACCNFRYGTHLFYQGQPMYVRTTDSSGVVQTTTRTTNTTASPPAPVFVPTKIYKKREMKILVNAIIVPLLATLFCFTVCLAFMRANKKGKANFPEKTNVNVLKDEQVWGLEGSNSYFTFFDLSQISDATNNFLDANKLGQGGFGPVYKGQFPDGREIAVKRLASHSGQGFMEFKNEVQLIAKLQHTNLVRLLGCCSQRGEKMVIYEYLPNKSLDFFIFDEAKRVVLNWNKRLAIIEGISQGLLYLHKLSRLRVIHRDLKASNILLDNEMNPKISDFGLAKIFNSNDVEGNTEKIAGTYGYMAPEYASAGIFSIKSDVFSFGVLILEIISGTRNSGFQQHGKFFNLLRHAWKLWKEHRWIELIDPSLVSEISTTEAMRCVNIGLICVQENADDRPTMSDVVSMLSSESITLPEPNYPAYFHIRVTEEVALVVPGPSSINDMTISILCGR; via the exons ATGATCGCCGTCATTCTGCTCACTCTCTGCTTCACGCCGTTCGCCGCTGCTGATCCACTGGGGCACCTCTGCGGcgtcaccggcggcggctacacgGCGGTAAGCACCTACGGAGCCAACCTTGAACTCCTATCCGCGGCGCTCCGCAAGAACGCCTCGTCGACACCGATCACCCTCTTCACCAAGGGCTCCGTGGGCATCGCCCCTGACACCGTCTACGGCGTCGCGCTCTGCCACGGCGATGCCGCCACCAACGCCTCGGCCTGCGCCGACTGCGTGGGCGCCGCGTTCCGCGATGCGCAGGAGCTGTGCGTGCTGATGAAGACAGCTCGTGTCCTGCGCGAGACTTGCATCCTCAGTTACTCCAGCCATGACTTCATCTCTTACGGCAGTAATGCCACCAAAAGTTTACTGGTGCTCATCGGGCACGACGACATCAAGCCCATGTCAGGACCTGCTCCGGATACCCTTAGAGGCGAGAACGCCAGCGACGTCGTCGAGTCGCTGCTCGACGAGACGGCCAGGATGGCGGCGTACACCACGGCGAGGTACGCCACGGGCCGCGTGGAAGTCAACAGCACTGGTGCCTTACCGGCAGTGATATACTCTTCGGCGCAGTGCAACCCGGACATGCCGCCGGATGACTGCGGGAGCTGCCTCCACGGTATCAAGAACAAGTTCGTGGAGACGTACCCAGAATCCATCAGCCGGCAAGGCGCATGGGCTGTGGCTGCGTGCTGTAATTTCAGGTACGGGACGCATCTGTTCTACCAGGGCCAGCCCATGTATGTAAGAACCACCGACTCGTCTGGCGTGGTACAAACAACAACAAGGACGACGAACACGACGGCTTCGCCACCAGCGCCGGTCTTCGTGCCCACCAAGATATACAAGA AGCGTGAGATGAAGATATTGGTCAATGCCATCATTGTTCCTCTACTGGCAACATTGTTTTGCTTCACAGTTTGCTTAGCATTCATGAGAGCAAACAAGAAAG GTAAAGCAAACTTTCCTGAGAAGACTAACGTGAATGTGCTCAAAGATGAACAAGTTTGGGGGCTAGAAGGAAGTAACTCCTACTTCACCTTTTTTGACTTGTCACAAATATCGGATGCTACGAATAACTTCTTGGATGCAAACAAATTGGGGCAAGGTGGCTTTGGCCCCGTTTACAAG GGCCAGTTTCCTGATGGTCGGGAAATAGCTGTTAAGAGACTTGCTTCACATTCAGGGCAGGGTTTCATGGAGTTCAAGAATGAAGTTCAACTCATAGCCAAGCTTCAGCATACAAACCTGGTTAGGCTCTTGGGATGTTGCTCACAACGAGGAGAGAAAATGGTGATCTACGAATATTTGCCAAACAAAAGCTtagacttctttatctttg ATGAAGCAAAACGAGTTGTACTAAACTGGAATAAACGCCTAGCAATAATTGAAGGCATATCGCAAGGACTTCTATATTTGCATAAGCTCTCTCGATTGCGTGTTATACATAGAGATCTGAAAGCAAGCAACATTTTGTTGGACAATGAAATGAATCCTAAAATTTCAGATTTTGGGCTTGCTAAGATATTCAACTCAAATGATGTTGAAGGGAATACAGAAAAGATTGCTGGGACATA TGGGTATATGGCTCCTGAATATGCTTCTGCGGGAATCTTCTCAATCAAATCTGATGTATTCAGCTTTGGCGTGCTAATTCTTGAGATAATCAGTGGTACAAGAAACTCAGGTTTCCAACAACATGGGAAGTTCTTCAACCTTCTTAGACAT GCATGGAAGCTATGGAAAGAACATAGATGGATTGAGCTCATAGATCCATCATTAGTTTCGGAGATTTCTACAACCGAGGCAATGAGATGTGTTAACATTGGACTTATATGTGTCCAAGAGAACGCCGATGATCGGCCCACCATGTCAGACGTAGTGTCTATGCTAAGCAGTGAGAGCATCACCTTGCCTGAACCTAACTATCCAGCATATTTCCACATACGAGTAACGGAGGAAGTGGCTTTAGTAGTCCCTGGGCCATCTAGCATTAATGATATGACAATATCTATCCTATGTGGTAGATAA
- the LOC124702957 gene encoding cysteine-rich receptor-like protein kinase 6 isoform X2, protein MIAVILLTLCFTPFAAADPLGHLCGVTGGGYTAVSTYGANLELLSAALRKNASSTPITLFTKGSVGIAPDTVYGVALCHGDAATNASACADCVGAAFRDAQELCVLMKTARVLRETCILSYSSHDFISYGSNATKSLLVLIGHDDIKPMSGPAPDTLRGENASDVVESLLDETARMAAYTTARYATGRVEVNSTGALPAVIYSSAQCNPDMPPDDCGSCLHGIKNKFVETYPESISRQGAWAVAACCNFRYGTHLFYQGQPMYVRTTDSSGVVQTTTRTTNTTASPPAPVFVPTKIYKKREMKILVNAIIVPLLATLFCFTVCLAFMRANKKGKANFPEKTNVNVLKDEQVWGLEGSNSYFTFFDLSQISDATNNFLDANKLGQGGFGPVYKGQFPDGREIAVKRLASHSGQGFMEFKNEVQLIAKLQHTNLVRLLGCCSQRGEKMVIYEYLPNKSLDFFIFDEAKRVVLNWNKRLAIIEGISQGLLYLHKLSRLRVIHRDLKASNILLDNEMNPKISDFGLAKIFNSNDVEGNTEKIAGT, encoded by the exons ATGATCGCCGTCATTCTGCTCACTCTCTGCTTCACGCCGTTCGCCGCTGCTGATCCACTGGGGCACCTCTGCGGcgtcaccggcggcggctacacgGCGGTAAGCACCTACGGAGCCAACCTTGAACTCCTATCCGCGGCGCTCCGCAAGAACGCCTCGTCGACACCGATCACCCTCTTCACCAAGGGCTCCGTGGGCATCGCCCCTGACACCGTCTACGGCGTCGCGCTCTGCCACGGCGATGCCGCCACCAACGCCTCGGCCTGCGCCGACTGCGTGGGCGCCGCGTTCCGCGATGCGCAGGAGCTGTGCGTGCTGATGAAGACAGCTCGTGTCCTGCGCGAGACTTGCATCCTCAGTTACTCCAGCCATGACTTCATCTCTTACGGCAGTAATGCCACCAAAAGTTTACTGGTGCTCATCGGGCACGACGACATCAAGCCCATGTCAGGACCTGCTCCGGATACCCTTAGAGGCGAGAACGCCAGCGACGTCGTCGAGTCGCTGCTCGACGAGACGGCCAGGATGGCGGCGTACACCACGGCGAGGTACGCCACGGGCCGCGTGGAAGTCAACAGCACTGGTGCCTTACCGGCAGTGATATACTCTTCGGCGCAGTGCAACCCGGACATGCCGCCGGATGACTGCGGGAGCTGCCTCCACGGTATCAAGAACAAGTTCGTGGAGACGTACCCAGAATCCATCAGCCGGCAAGGCGCATGGGCTGTGGCTGCGTGCTGTAATTTCAGGTACGGGACGCATCTGTTCTACCAGGGCCAGCCCATGTATGTAAGAACCACCGACTCGTCTGGCGTGGTACAAACAACAACAAGGACGACGAACACGACGGCTTCGCCACCAGCGCCGGTCTTCGTGCCCACCAAGATATACAAGA AGCGTGAGATGAAGATATTGGTCAATGCCATCATTGTTCCTCTACTGGCAACATTGTTTTGCTTCACAGTTTGCTTAGCATTCATGAGAGCAAACAAGAAAG GTAAAGCAAACTTTCCTGAGAAGACTAACGTGAATGTGCTCAAAGATGAACAAGTTTGGGGGCTAGAAGGAAGTAACTCCTACTTCACCTTTTTTGACTTGTCACAAATATCGGATGCTACGAATAACTTCTTGGATGCAAACAAATTGGGGCAAGGTGGCTTTGGCCCCGTTTACAAG GGCCAGTTTCCTGATGGTCGGGAAATAGCTGTTAAGAGACTTGCTTCACATTCAGGGCAGGGTTTCATGGAGTTCAAGAATGAAGTTCAACTCATAGCCAAGCTTCAGCATACAAACCTGGTTAGGCTCTTGGGATGTTGCTCACAACGAGGAGAGAAAATGGTGATCTACGAATATTTGCCAAACAAAAGCTtagacttctttatctttg ATGAAGCAAAACGAGTTGTACTAAACTGGAATAAACGCCTAGCAATAATTGAAGGCATATCGCAAGGACTTCTATATTTGCATAAGCTCTCTCGATTGCGTGTTATACATAGAGATCTGAAAGCAAGCAACATTTTGTTGGACAATGAAATGAATCCTAAAATTTCAGATTTTGGGCTTGCTAAGATATTCAACTCAAATGATGTTGAAGGGAATACAGAAAAGATTGCTGGGACATAG